One genomic segment of Polyangiaceae bacterium includes these proteins:
- a CDS encoding DMT family transporter: MSSASGRSRLPRQLASDPSPGAQGTTRSGVLLVAFAATGWGLWSLFFRPAEAICRIHPGLQALAVFAAQGLVTLPWVLRGASRERPLRAWLSVAYLGIGDALNAVLFFAAMQRTSLAVAVLSHYLAPLLVALLAPRVLLEAPRKGSAGALAIALGGLALMLEPWSAASPGMGVGAALGAGSAVFYAVNVLVTKRVQPHFSPFELLGFHVPTALLCLMLLTPGTAYVVDLRALLWVSSGAVLLGAVGGVIFLKGLERIDATRASVLTLLEPVSAMVVGVLVWHEPFGIWTAAGALLVLGALARATYVAGPRKARAAVRSLG, from the coding sequence TTGAGCTCCGCATCGGGTCGGAGTCGGTTGCCGCGGCAGCTTGCTTCCGACCCGTCACCGGGCGCGCAAGGAACTACGCGCTCCGGTGTTCTGCTCGTTGCATTCGCCGCGACGGGGTGGGGACTGTGGAGTCTGTTCTTTCGTCCGGCCGAAGCCATCTGCCGCATTCACCCAGGGCTGCAAGCCCTAGCGGTGTTCGCGGCGCAGGGGCTCGTGACTCTGCCTTGGGTATTGCGAGGCGCGAGCCGCGAGCGACCGCTCCGTGCATGGCTTTCCGTCGCGTACCTGGGCATCGGTGATGCGCTCAATGCCGTGCTTTTCTTCGCGGCCATGCAAAGAACCAGTCTCGCCGTCGCGGTGCTATCGCACTACCTCGCGCCGCTCCTAGTAGCGCTGCTTGCTCCGCGAGTATTGCTAGAGGCGCCGCGCAAGGGAAGTGCAGGAGCGCTGGCGATCGCCCTTGGCGGATTGGCTTTGATGCTCGAGCCCTGGTCCGCCGCCAGCCCGGGCATGGGCGTCGGCGCGGCGCTGGGTGCGGGCAGTGCCGTGTTCTACGCCGTGAACGTGCTGGTGACGAAGCGCGTGCAGCCGCACTTCTCCCCCTTCGAATTGCTCGGCTTTCACGTGCCGACCGCGCTGCTGTGTCTCATGCTGCTCACGCCGGGCACAGCCTACGTCGTCGACCTGCGCGCGCTGCTGTGGGTGTCCTCGGGCGCGGTGCTCCTCGGCGCAGTGGGCGGCGTGATCTTTCTCAAGGGACTCGAGCGCATCGATGCGACGCGTGCGAGCGTACTCACCTTGCTGGAACCCGTGAGCGCGATGGTCGTGGGCGTGCTGGTGTGGCACGAGCCCTTCGGGATCTGGACCGCGGCAGGCGCGCTCCTAGTCCTCGGCGCCCTGGCGCGGGCGACGTACGTGGCGGGGCCCAGGAAGGCGCGCGCAGCGGTGCGTTCTTTGGGGTAG
- a CDS encoding SWIM zinc finger family protein, which produces MLHIDESFVDGSAPNQAAIKNARALLLKGKLLDLKKDAEETIIFGHCKGSGKQPYAMSADFVKPDSPVYRCTCPSRQFPCKHTLALMYAYGQGKDFSVGEVPEDVASKRDKIEKRDEKRKERADKPVQVDKKALEKKIKVQLEGLDLLEALLFDLTRLGLSNLNAKSAKRIETDAKKLRDAYLPGAQTALLELTRCFYSDGGHEQEELSANAREAVYSEALDRTGRLFALVRRGREALEKQRENPEMTQDTETGIAAWLGHAWKLRELADAGLVEPEAELMQLAFATHDDRARQEHVDTGVWVHLGSGRVVLTKTYRPYHAARFIKSDDSVFHIVQAKDLCTYPGEMNPRVRWEAMVPRDTNRMDREKVCSLARGDLSALIKEVKNQLRTPLADKSPLAVLKFDRIGQVEGTSVLEAGGERIVLADDQAWEEPRTCHLLPLLPAKLMKQGTLLGRFHYDFNTRKLQLKPLTFVDSDRVLRLTF; this is translated from the coding sequence ATGCTGCACATTGATGAGAGCTTCGTGGACGGGTCGGCGCCCAACCAGGCGGCGATCAAGAACGCGCGCGCACTGCTGCTCAAGGGCAAACTGCTGGATCTGAAGAAGGATGCAGAGGAGACCATCATCTTCGGCCACTGCAAGGGCAGCGGGAAGCAGCCCTACGCTATGTCGGCGGACTTCGTGAAGCCGGACAGTCCGGTGTACCGCTGCACCTGTCCGAGTCGACAGTTCCCTTGCAAGCACACCCTGGCGCTGATGTATGCCTACGGCCAGGGCAAAGACTTCTCCGTGGGCGAAGTGCCAGAGGACGTCGCCTCCAAGCGCGACAAGATCGAGAAGCGCGACGAGAAACGCAAAGAACGCGCGGACAAGCCTGTCCAGGTCGACAAGAAGGCGCTAGAGAAGAAGATCAAGGTGCAGCTGGAGGGGTTGGACCTGCTCGAAGCACTACTCTTCGACTTGACACGGCTGGGGCTTTCCAACCTGAACGCGAAGAGCGCGAAGCGCATCGAGACGGACGCCAAGAAGCTCCGCGATGCGTACTTGCCGGGGGCGCAGACTGCGCTGCTCGAGCTCACGCGGTGCTTCTATTCCGATGGCGGCCACGAGCAGGAAGAGCTCTCGGCAAATGCCCGGGAGGCCGTATACAGTGAAGCGCTCGACCGAACGGGTCGCCTTTTTGCCTTGGTGCGCCGTGGGCGGGAGGCGCTGGAAAAACAGCGCGAAAACCCGGAAATGACGCAGGACACAGAGACCGGCATCGCGGCCTGGTTGGGCCATGCCTGGAAGCTCCGAGAGCTGGCGGACGCCGGCTTGGTAGAGCCGGAAGCGGAGCTGATGCAGCTCGCTTTCGCGACACACGACGACCGCGCCCGGCAAGAACACGTGGACACCGGAGTGTGGGTGCACTTGGGCTCCGGTCGCGTGGTGCTGACCAAGACGTATCGGCCGTATCACGCCGCGCGCTTCATCAAGAGTGACGACAGCGTGTTTCACATCGTGCAGGCAAAGGACCTTTGCACGTATCCGGGGGAAATGAACCCGAGGGTGCGCTGGGAAGCGATGGTACCGCGGGACACCAACAGAATGGACAGAGAGAAGGTGTGCTCCCTCGCGCGTGGGGACCTGTCGGCTCTGATCAAGGAAGTGAAGAACCAGCTTCGGACCCCACTGGCGGACAAGTCGCCGCTGGCGGTTCTGAAGTTCGATCGCATCGGGCAGGTAGAGGGAACGTCGGTGTTGGAAGCCGGCGGCGAGCGCATCGTGCTCGCGGATGACCAGGCTTGGGAGGAGCCTCGTACCTGTCACTTGCTTCCCCTTTTGCCGGCTAAGCTGATGAAGCAGGGCACGCTCCTCGGGCGCTTTCACTACGACTTCAACACGCGGAAGCTGCAGCTGAAGCCACTGACCTTCGTGGACTCGGATCGGGTTCTACGCCTGACGTTCTGA